The Mus musculus strain C57BL/6J chromosome 16, GRCm38.p6 C57BL/6J DNA window GCTCCTACAGAAAATAATACAAGACAGTTTATACTTAACTTTTACTCACCAGCACATGCCAACGAGACCTCTAACTGCTCCTGTGGCAGCCTGCGTACCAGCATCCTGGAACCTGGAACCATCAATTTACACTGAAGTTCACATCTCCTAGAGTCTAGCCTATCTAGTGTGCAAGTGAATTTTGAGGCTAGTATCTCAGTGGCCATCAAAGAACTGCTAGGATTGTCTTGGTGAACTTGTGGCGAGCCCAACCTTCCATGCTTCATATCCCGGTCATCCTTGGTCACCGTCCAGGATCAGTGTACAGAAGAGACAAGATGTGGCCTAACAGATCATATGATGAAGTACCTCAGAATGTCTCCAGTGATGAATCTACCCTGAGGAAAACAAGAGGTGATCTTTCTGCAAGCCAACAGCATGAGTGCGGGGATGAGAAAGATGACTTTAGAAGAAACTGTTCCTCTTCTTCCCATTACTCAGAACAGCAGTCTCCCCATAAAGGGGCTTCTTGTTTTTCCAGAAAATCAGGTATAGATCAGAAGAACTCCCCACACAGCAGATCTGGATCCAGTGGAAGCCATtctccaaaacaaagcaaactgcATTCTTCCCATGGGTCAGAGCTTAGGAAGTCCGAGCATGCTCATTCCTCCTACAAACGGCACAGTGAAGAAAAGCCAGAAGGAGGTAAAAAGAGGGCTGGCCAGTCTTTGAAAACATCAAGAGACACACACCCAAAAAGTTCTTCAGCAGTTCCTTCGTCAGAAagtttaaacaaactcaaaaggcTTGATGAAAAGGGACGTCCTAAAGCTGCAAGCAGGCAAGCTGTAGAAAAGCCAATGATGGCAGATGAAAGTGACTTACctaaaatttctgagtttgaagttgGATTCTCAGAACTTATGGATCAGCCACAAGAACCTGGGTCAAACAAAAAAGATCATACAGAATTCATTGATGACCAAGTAACCAATCGCCGTAAAGCAATAGTGTCAAAGACCAAGGAAATTGAACAAGCCTACTACCAAGACTGTGAGACCTTCGGAATGGTGGTGAAAATGCTGGTTGAAAAAGACGCTTCATTAGAAAGGCCCATTCAGTTTGCGCTCCGGCAGAATTTACATGAACTAAGTGAGCGCTGTGTGGAGGAGCTCAGGCAGTTCATTGCAGATTATGATGCTGCTGCTTCCTAAGGACTGGTGCTCTAGCAGAAAGTCTATCTTGATTGTCATTCCAGAATTGTATAAATGCTTCATATGTGGCGTTTTTGTGATGAAATAACCTCAGTTAAACATCTAGGAAACATCTGAAATGGTCAGCTTAAAATCATCTTCAGAAATGTTTCCACTATGGAACCTCATGATTCATACACTCACCAGTGT harbors:
- the Bfar gene encoding bifunctional apoptosis regulator isoform X1, encoding MLHIPVILGHRPGSVYRRDKMWPNRSYDEVPQNVSSDESTLRKTRGDLSASQQHECGDEKDDFRRNCSSSSHYSEQQSPHKGASCFSRKSGIDQKNSPHSRSGSSGSHSPKQSKLHSSHGSELRKSEHAHSSYKRHSEEKPEGGKKRAGQSLKTSRDTHPKSSSAVPSSESLNKLKRLDEKGRPKAASRQAVEKPMMADESDLPKISEFEVGFSELMDQPQEPGSNKKDHTEFIDDQVTNRRKAIVSKTKEIEQAYYQDCETFGMVVKMLVEKDASLERPIQFALRQNLHELSERCVEELRQFIADYDAAAS